GGTGAGCGTGATCCGGAACGGGCGCGCCCGCCTGAGCGGCAATGGGGCGGGATTCCAACAATGGCCGGGCAAATGCCTTTCCTGCCGATCGCGGCCCTGGTGCCGGGGCAGCCGGGCTTGGCCTATACGCTAACCTGGGAGATGGATTTTATGGACAACGGCGTTGCCCGGGACATGAATGCTGCACTGGTTGCCGGTTTGGCTGCCGCCCTTGCGCCGGATGCCACCTGGATGACCGTGGAAGCTGCCATGCGGGAAACAGATCCTTATGGGTTTGGCGAAATCGACTGGGTACCGCGCCGGCTGGACCGCTGGCTTGATGTAGCGGAAGATGTAGCACGCCGCGCTGAAGGGCGACCGCACCAGCTGTTCAGACTCCTGGAACAAGAGTTGAACGCTGAAACCTGGTGGGAAGCCTGGGTACCGATGACCGTGGTTTTTGCTTGCGCGCGAATGACCGATTACAATCCGCTGGCAACCTTGCAGTTGATCATGGAATTTGGCTACGATACCGATTCTTACATGCAAGTTGCCGGCGCCTTGTTTGGAGCTCTGCATGGTGCAGAGGTGTTTCCGGCAGCCATGCGGACATTGATTGCGCGTCGGCTACAGGAAGATTACCAGGTGTCACCTGCTGCATGGATGGACCTCATCGAACGTTTGCAATAAGAGGGAGGGCAGAACAATATGTCTCCAACACGCCGTACGTTTGTCAAACAAGTTGCTTCCGGTCTTGCCTGCAGTACCCTGCTCACAATGAATACTTTGGGATCCTCTGCGCGAGGTAAAGGCCCTGTGGTTGGTGATTTTCATCTCACGGCTCGGCCCTGGCATCCCCTGACAACGTCTGCTGCAGATATTCTGGATGCTGTTGAAGGGATTTGCAGGTTTACCGTGCAGCATCAAGATGATGATGGCGCCATCATCGACCCGTTCTTGAAACGCGAGCACCAGTACGCGACGCCCTATTTTGCGCATGCAATGGGTACGGTGTTGCACGCTGGTCGGTCCATGGATTTGTTAGATGCGGGCGTGTTGGCCATGGAGAGGGCTACCCGCGCGTTTTCGCAAGGCCACAAGAACATTCCGGATGGCCATGGTGAGTTTTTCATTGCCCCATTAACAACAGCCCTTGCACTGTACGAAACGCTTGTGGATGAGGCCCGGATTGCCGTTTGGCGCGAACGTTTATCGGTTGATGTCCGCCAGGTGATGAAGGGCATGCGCAGCCGGACGAACAACTGGCGTACGTATCCCATGAAAGGGGAATGGCTTCGTTACCAGGCCGGCCTCGTGGACAGGGGTGCGGCTGTGGCTTTTATTGAAGATGGCTGGCATCGGCGCTCCCAGCGTGAACGCATTGCCGGTGATGCCTGGAATCTGTACCAGGATTGGAGTAGTCACCGGCAATCCCACGCTGTGGAAGCAGTTGGGCGCGGTAATCTGCTCGCCCTCGTTGCATCCGGGTACGATGGCCCATCTGCATCAGAAATAAATGCACTCGTAGAACGTGGAACGGAAACCAGCTTGTGGCTGCAAGACCCATCCGGGCAATGTCCGCCCAATGGCCGCACAGATAACCATGTGTTTAATGACGTGCTGTACCAGCTCATATTTGAAGTTATGGCAGAGCGGACCGCTGCGCAGGGGGATCACTATCGCGCCGGCCAATACCGGCGTGCCGCGCAACTTGCTTTTCAGAGTATCCAGCGGTGGAAAAGGCACGATGAACCCTGGACTGGCTCCTTTTATGTCACCAAAAATTTCTTCGATCCAGCCAGGCGTATCGGATACCAGCCGGCAAGCCAGTATTCCAATTATAACGGGGCGGTGATGTACCACCTCGCCGAAGCTTACCACGCGCGCCAGTCTGCTATTGAGGAGCAGCCAGCGCCGGCTGAACTGGGAGGGTTCGTGCGTATGATGGACCCGCGTTTTGGCAGTGTCGTTGCCAATGCCGGGGGGATGCAGGTGTTTGTGAACCTCAAAGGCGATACGATACCCAAGTACAAAATTTTCTGGACGCCGCTTGGTGCTGTCAGGTTTGCGCGCACCGGCTGGGATAGTCGCCTGGGGCCTTCGGATGGGGTTGCATTGTATCGTGAGCAGAAGGGGCTAACCTTTGGGCCGGCAGTGCGCGAACGTACAGGGTGGCGCTACCTTGCTGCCCACGCAAAAGATTACGAAGGTACGCTCCGGATTGATTTTGAACACCCGCTTCTTGTCAAGTTTACGGTGGTCTACGCGCCCATTACGGGCAGTGGTGGTGCTATCTATTACCACCATTTTGTTGTAACACCTGATGGGGTACTCACCCGGCTTACATCGCCACACGACACTGAACTGGGGCTCACGTTGCCCCTGCTCGAAAACGATGGTCGGGCGCTTGAAACAG
The DNA window shown above is from Bacteroidota bacterium and carries:
- a CDS encoding ADP-ribosylglycohydrolase family protein → MIRFSTIISTCCILACCTVSAVDAQPADPARIEGLLVGALLGDAAGGPDEFQKPEQSIWTQTDTVLSAAGIQSLADRFKLKPYTRRPNPESYGQWRANAPAGTVTDDSRFKIIFFQSLEAAGKPSRRHFAEALLNWYADSTSVYGTLPQLWLAEFAYAARWELGERDPERARPPERQWGGIPTMAGQMPFLPIAALVPGQPGLAYTLTWEMDFMDNGVARDMNAALVAGLAAALAPDATWMTVEAAMRETDPYGFGEIDWVPRRLDRWLDVAEDVARRAEGRPHQLFRLLEQELNAETWWEAWVPMTVVFACARMTDYNPLATLQLIMEFGYDTDSYMQVAGALFGALHGAEVFPAAMRTLIARRLQEDYQVSPAAWMDLIERLQ